In Thermosynechococcus sichuanensis E542, a single genomic region encodes these proteins:
- a CDS encoding PIG-L deacetylase family protein, translating into MNIFVVAAYPDDEILGCGGTMALHSARGDKVTVLIMAEGITSRLQVRDVVSCRENLTKLQQTAIEANKVVGVSDVRFAGLPDNRMDSVDLLDVVKIIEKVMDDIQPEIIYTHHHADLNIDHQITHQAVMTAARPLPNSPIKEVLFFEVPSATGWNTPISGNAFIPQYYVDISQNINDFYTALDLKIKALEVYSNEMRSYPHARSIESIKALADFRGSSVGFLHSESFQVGRILI; encoded by the coding sequence ATGAACATATTTGTTGTAGCGGCTTACCCTGATGATGAAATTCTTGGCTGTGGGGGCACAATGGCTCTACACTCTGCACGGGGTGACAAAGTAACAGTGCTCATCATGGCAGAGGGGATCACTAGTCGGCTACAAGTGCGTGATGTGGTTTCTTGTCGAGAAAATTTAACAAAATTACAACAAACAGCCATAGAAGCGAATAAAGTCGTAGGTGTATCAGATGTCCGCTTTGCAGGGTTGCCTGACAATCGCATGGATAGTGTGGATTTACTGGATGTTGTCAAAATTATTGAAAAAGTGATGGATGACATCCAGCCAGAGATCATTTATACTCACCATCATGCTGATCTAAACATAGACCATCAAATTACCCATCAAGCTGTTATGACTGCTGCACGTCCACTACCAAACAGCCCTATCAAGGAAGTTCTCTTTTTTGAAGTCCCTTCAGCAACAGGCTGGAATACACCTATAAGTGGAAATGCATTTATACCTCAGTACTATGTTGATATTTCACAAAATATTAATGATTTTTATACTGCTCTTGACCTTAAGATAAAAGCACTAGAAGTTTACTCTAATGAAATGCGATCGTATCCTCATGCTAGATCAATTGAGTCAATAAAAGCGTTAGCAGATTTTCGAGGATCATCAGTAGGTTTTCTGCATTCAGAATCATTTCAAGTAGGAAGAATTTTAATATGA
- a CDS encoding type II toxin-antitoxin system HicB family antitoxin — protein sequence MTKTIKVIVEKHHDGYVAYPIGLKGVVVGQGDSYEDALVDIKSAINFHIQTFGEEVFTSDSSVLEVFIAETGVTA from the coding sequence ATGACCAAAACAATAAAAGTAATAGTTGAGAAACATCATGATGGCTATGTTGCGTATCCAATCGGCTTAAAAGGCGTAGTTGTTGGGCAGGGTGATTCATACGAAGATGCACTTGTTGATATAAAATCCGCTATAAACTTTCACATTCAGACATTTGGTGAAGAAGTGTTTACCAGTGATTCATCAGTTTTAGAAGTTTTTATTGCCGAAACAGGAGTTACTGCCTAG
- a CDS encoding formyltransferase family protein, with translation MKVLILSDNNNEYSRELIHWFQGIGEDIFVREDPIDLQTVKELSPDFVISYNYKHIISKDIVACYYPRIINLHISLLPYNRGCYPNVWSFLENTPKGVTIHLVDENVDTGDILLQKEVFIDEETETLRSSYLKLHREIQQLFKSNWEALKLGQIHPVKQEGGGTRHYKREFIHFVQPLIGEKGWDTPIRELKEKYRTWRSTA, from the coding sequence ATGAAGGTACTTATTCTTTCAGACAATAATAATGAGTATAGTAGAGAATTGATTCACTGGTTTCAGGGCATAGGTGAAGATATTTTTGTCCGTGAAGACCCAATTGATCTACAAACAGTCAAAGAACTTAGCCCAGATTTTGTAATTAGCTATAATTATAAACATATTATTTCCAAAGATATTGTTGCTTGCTACTATCCTAGAATAATTAATCTCCATATTTCGCTCCTGCCGTATAATAGAGGATGCTATCCAAATGTTTGGAGTTTTTTAGAGAACACACCTAAGGGAGTAACTATCCATTTGGTTGATGAGAATGTAGATACGGGGGATATTCTTTTACAGAAAGAAGTTTTTATTGATGAAGAAACGGAAACCCTAAGAAGTTCTTATCTGAAATTACATAGAGAGATTCAGCAACTTTTTAAGAGTAACTGGGAAGCTCTTAAGCTAGGACAGATTCATCCCGTTAAACAAGAGGGGGGGGGGACAAGACACTACAAACGAGAATTTATTCATTTCGTCCAGCCCCTTATCGGAGAAAAAGGATGGGATACACCCATTCGAGAACTTAAGGAGAAATATAGAACTTGGCGAAGTACAGCTTAA
- a CDS encoding type II toxin-antitoxin system HicA family toxin, giving the protein MSKFPVDATKSRVIKAFKVLVFSLVREAEHISMIRENPNGSRTPLTMPNHAYIKSSTLRTICTQAGTTREEFINAYNKT; this is encoded by the coding sequence GTGAGCAAATTTCCTGTTGATGCAACAAAGTCTCGAGTTATCAAAGCTTTCAAAGTTTTGGTTTTTTCTTTAGTGCGTGAAGCAGAACATATATCAATGATTCGAGAAAATCCAAACGGAAGCAGGACACCTTTAACTATGCCAAACCATGCATATATTAAGTCCTCTACATTGCGGACAATTTGTACTCAAGCAGGGACAACTAGAGAAGAGTTCATCAATGCTTATAATAAAACCTAG
- the pseH gene encoding UDP-4-amino-4,6-dideoxy-N-acetyl-beta-L-altrosamine N-acetyltransferase, translating into MVRRWRNHPEVKKWMYSDHEISEGEHSRFIEKLADSVKDFYYLVYKREKAVGVLYLSKVDFCHQNAYFGIYANPERLAHGAGVILEKSALYLAFGIAKFHTLKLEVIENNKRAINFYKRMGFQEEGRLKEFVFKEGKWQDVIIMGMLSIADSSK; encoded by the coding sequence ATGGTCAGGCGGTGGAGAAATCATCCAGAGGTTAAAAAGTGGATGTATTCAGATCATGAGATTAGTGAAGGAGAGCACAGTCGATTTATTGAAAAATTAGCTGATAGCGTAAAGGATTTTTACTACCTCGTTTATAAGCGGGAAAAAGCTGTAGGTGTTCTATACCTGAGTAAAGTAGATTTTTGTCATCAAAATGCATATTTTGGTATCTATGCCAATCCTGAACGATTAGCTCATGGTGCAGGTGTCATTTTAGAAAAATCAGCTTTGTATCTCGCTTTTGGTATAGCGAAATTTCACACCCTTAAGCTAGAAGTTATTGAGAATAATAAAAGAGCTATAAACTTTTATAAGCGTATGGGTTTTCAGGAAGAGGGTAGGCTAAAAGAGTTTGTATTCAAGGAAGGCAAGTGGCAAGATGTCATTATCATGGGAATGCTTTCGATCGCTGACTCGTCTAAATGA